From Quercus lobata isolate SW786 chromosome 1, ValleyOak3.0 Primary Assembly, whole genome shotgun sequence, one genomic window encodes:
- the LOC115982622 gene encoding protein FAR1-RELATED SEQUENCE 3 — MDVQVIDVEEGMGHRGVANDGDAELNEGELNIAENSTAHDEDGFAEPYVGMEFDSEDVAKTLYDEYARRLGFSSKVGQCSRSKSDGTIISREFVCGREGLKRRHADSCDAVLRIELNGQEKWVVTKFVKEHSHSLVSPSKVHYLRPRRHFAGSAKTMAETYQGVGIVPSGVMYVSMDGNHVPVEANRGVRKTPPAESNRPVKNTAVMNYVVRPCNRKRTLGRDAQNLLEYFKKMQAENPGFFYAIQLDEDNRMANVFWADARSRTAYSHFGDAVTLDTMYRVNQYRVPFAPFTGVNHHGQIILFGCALLLDDSEASFIWLFKTFLTAMNDHPPVSIITDQDRAIQTAVSKVFPEARHCISKWHVLREGQEKLAHVCHVHPTFQGELYNCINLTETIEEFESSWSTVLDKYDLRRNDWLQSLYNARAQWVPVYFRDSFFAVLSPNQGFEGSFFDGYVNQQTTLPMFFRQYERALDSWFEKEIESDFDTICTMPVLRTPSPMEKQAANLYTRKIFAKFQEELVETFVYTANRIEGDGAISTFRVAKFEDDQKAYIVTLNYPDMRANCSCQMFEFSGILCRHVLTVFTVTNVLTLPPHYILKRWTRNAKSGAGSDERGGELHGQESLTLRYNNLCREAIKYAEDGAIAVETYNAAMVALKEGGKKVAVLKKNVAKVAPPSSQVSGISYDDKKTSTSASDMTPLLWPRQDEMTRRFNLNDTGPPAQSVADLNLPRMAPVSLHRDDGPTENTVVLPCLKSMTWVMENKNSPPGNRVAVINLKLQDYSRNPSAESEVKFQLSRVSLEPMLRSMAYISEQLSTPANKVAVINLKLQDTETTSGESEVKFQVSRDTLGAMLRSMAYIREQLSIAAETQSEPLPKKPRK; from the exons ATGGATGTTCAAGTGATAGATGTGGAAGAAGGGATGGGTCATCGGGGTGTAGCAAATGATGGAGATGCTGAACTCAACGAAGGTGAATTAAATATTGCTGAAAATTCCACAGCTCATGATGAGGATGGGTTTGCTGAGCCTTATGTGGGTATGGAATTTGATTCTGAAGATGTTGCTAAGACTTTGTACGATGAGTATGCCAGACGTTTGGGTTTTAGTTCCAAAGTTGGTCAGTGTAGTCGTTCTAAATCTGATGGGACAATCATATCTCGGGAATTTGTTTGTGGTAGAGAGGGTCTGAAAAGAAGGCATGCTGATAGCTGTGACGCAGTGCTTAGGATAGAGTTAAACGGTCAAGAAAAATGGGTTGTAACAAAATTTGTAAAGGAGCATAGCCATTCCTTGGTGAGTCCAAGCAAGGTGCATTACCTTCGGCCTCGTAGACATTTTGCTGGTTCTGCAAAGACCATGGCTGAAACTTACCAAGGGGTGGGAATTGTTCCGAGTGGTGTTATGTATGTCTCCATGGATGGAAACCATGTCCCTGTGGAGGCAAATCGTGGAGTTAGGAAAACCCCTCCTGCAGAATCAAATCGCCCAGTTAAAAACACAGCAGTAATGAATTATGTTGTTAGGCCTTGTAATCGAAAGAGGACACTTGGGAGGGATGCTCAGAATTTACTGGAATATTTCAAGAAAATGCAAGCTGAGAACCCTGGATTCTTTTATGCAATACAACTTGATGAAGACAACCGCATGGCTAATGTATTCTGGGCAGATGCAAGGTCAAGGACAGCTTACAGTCATTTTGGTGATGCAGTCACACTGGACACAATGTACAGAGTAAATCAGTATAGAGTGCCGTTTGCTCCCTTTACTGGGGTGAATCATCATGGTCAGataattttgtttggttgtgcaTTACTCCTAGATGATTCGGAGgcttcttttatttggttgtttAAAACATTTCTTACGGCAATGAATGATCACCCTCCTGTCTCTATAATCACCGATCAAGACAGAGCGATACAGACTGCTGTCTCTAAGGTGTTTCCAGAAGCCCGCCACTGTATTAGTAAGTGGCACGTTTTAAGAGAAGGCCAGGAAAAGTTGGCTCATGTATGTCATGTGCATCCTACTTTTCAGGGGGAATTGTATAATTGTATTAACTTGACTGAAACTATTGAGGAGTTTGAGTCATCTTGGAGTACAGTCCTTGATAAATATGATCTCAGGAGAAATGATTGGCTTCAATCATTATATAATGCTCGTGCTCAATGGGTCCCTGTATATTTTCGGGATTCCTTTTTTGCTGTTCTATCTCCTAATCAAGGATTTGAGGGTTCATTTTTTGATGGTTATGTGAATCAACAAACCACATTACCTATGTTCTTTAGGCAGTATGAAAGAGCTTTAGATAGCTggtttgaaaaagaaatagaatcagATTTTGATACAATTTGTACCATGCCAGTACTAAGGACACCATCGCCAATGGAAAAACAGGCAGCAAATCTCTATACAAGGAAAATTTTTGCGAAATTTCAGGAGGAGCTAGTTGAAACATTTGTGTATACTGCAAATAGAATTGAAGGTGATGGAGCTATTAGCACATTCAGGGTTGCAAAGTTTGAGGATGATCAAAAAGCATACATTGTGACATTAAACTATCCAGATATGAGAGCTAACTGCAGTTGTCAAATGTTTGAGTTTTCTGGCATTCTTTGTAGACATGTTTTGACTGTCTTCACTGTGACAAATGTGCTTACGTTGCCACCCCATTACATCTTGAAACGATGGACTAGAAACGCAAAAAGTGGAGCTGGATCAGATGAACGTGGTGGTGAATTACATGGCCAAGAGTCTCTGACATTACGTTACAACAATCTATGTCGGGAAGCCATCAAATATGCTGAAGATGGAGCTATAGCTGTAGAAACCTATAATGCAGCAATGGTTGCTCTCAAAGAAGGTGGGAAGAAGGTTGctgttttgaagaaaaatgttGCCAAAGTAGCACCTCCTAGCTCTCAGGTTAGTGGGATTAGCTATGATGACAAGAAGACCTCTACATCAGCTTCAGATATGACCCCACTGTTGTGGCCACGCCAAGATGAGATGACACGGAGATTTAATCTGAATGATACTGGTCCTCCTGCTCAATCAGTTGCTGATTTGAATTTGCCTCGCATGGCCCCTGTGTCTCTTCACCGAGATGATGGTCCTACCGAAAACACG GTTGTTCTTCCTTGTTTGAAGTCAATGACTTGGGTCATGGAGAATAAGAATTCACCACCAGGGAATAGAGTAGCTGTAATTAATCTGAAG TTGCAAGATTATAGCAGAAACCCTTCCGCAGAATCGGAGGTTAAGTTTCAGCTGTCAAGGGTATCACTTGAACCAATGTTGAGGTCTATGGCCTACATCAGTGAACAGCTATCAACACCGGCTAATAAGGTTGCTGTCATAAATTTGAAG CTTCAAGATACTGAGACAACTTCAGGAGAGTCGGAGGTTAAATTTCAGGTGTCCAGGGATACATTAGGTGCCATGCTGAGATCAATGGCTTATATACGTGAGCAGCTTTCAATTGCG GCTGAGACCCAGTCGGAACCTTTACCAAAAAAGCCAAGGAAGTAG